The Spea bombifrons isolate aSpeBom1 chromosome 4, aSpeBom1.2.pri, whole genome shotgun sequence genome segment aataatgaTTCAAAATCTAAATACTATAAAGAAGAATTTCTCATTTTGCTTTGAtagaaatgtccctaattgtttgatgctatttaataaatgcattttcattttttccttgaTTTTTTTAGGCACAACCACTGTTGCTCAGCTGTAAGCAAATAAAGTCTTCGATCATAGCCGGTAATTATTTTctcaacaaaaaaagattttttaaaagaaaatcacaagaaatttgaaaaaatgggCTACAAGCTtagaatatttttcaaatacctGAATGcgtataaattataaatatctaTTTAGCTGCAGTTATATACAATGGAAGAAGTTCCACAAGTATGTGTGTGGGAACAAATCAAATTTTAACAGTTTGTAAAAAGAGTGCATATTGTTAGCTATGAAATTGCCTTGCACTTATACAAAACATTAGCGAATATACACAGGGCACTTGTTTAAGAGGTTTGACTTAATGCTTTCATCATGAGGTCTAAAAGCAGAAAAATCCACAATTGAAGACACAATTCTACTAGTAGGCCTGATGATGACACATTCTTaacagatttttatatttttttaatacatttctttcCAAAGATGACATTCAACTTCACCCTCGGTGTTTAAAATGGGGAAGCATCCAGAGAATATTGCCCTGTGGTTGTAAGCCACCCTTTTTCAGCTtcctattttttctctttttttccagatttcttCTTGTTACCGCCCGATTTTCCATCTCGCTTTCCTGCAGCATTGGTAGGTGTAAGTGTGCTTCCTGGGATGTAGACATTTTGCCTATAGTCAGGAACGTGCTGCAGGGTAAACTGGGGTCCGTACCGAGCACTGAGACCCATGGTTCCTGTTCCTCCTCCGAGTCCCGATGTTCCCTCAGCAGCCTCtgcagggtaaaaaaaacaaaaacatagtaATTGGCAAGTGATTATAACATACAAttctctaaaataatataatgttggTCACTGTTGCCCATGCTTTCCTATAGCTATGGCCCAATAACAGTAAAACGAATAAGTGGCTAAACACTTtgcaatttaaatatgtaataaaatagacAAGATACATTAACAGGGTTTGGGTACTGTTGAATTGGGACCATATCTAAAACTCTAAAGGGATACAATTGACACCATGGTTGCCAGcaggaaaattatatttttggggtCAACGCTATTTTGCTCAGCTGAAGTCTTACAAGTGATGTTCTGTATGTTCCttccatattttctttataactCTACCcaattaataaaaaaggatTGTTGAATATTGTATGGATATGAAGAGGGCATGCTAGAGGTATTATGATGATGGGGAAATAAAAGATGGGTCTACAGATGATGAGAAGTTATATTAGGGAGCATGAAGATGGAGGTGCAATACTGAAATTGGTAGGGGATGGAAATGATGGTGGGAAGGAATAGGATGATGGGGGGTTATGAATCTGGTGGTTGGACGATAATGATTGTGGTTGGGTATGAATTCGGATGTTGAGGGTATGGTCCGGGGCAGATAAACGCTAACACATACTGCACATATATACAGCATCTAAtaccataaacatacatgcatatacacatacccactaacactttacacaaacatgcatacaattacatatacatacacactaatagccactctaacaccatgacACACAGTTACtttaacaccatgcacttactcttatacacatacatgcatacacacacacgcattcaCACTCTAGCAATATACACTTAAAGGTACATCCATACACAATCtaaaaccatacatttacatatacatacagccACTCACACATGCCTCCCTCCCTCAGACTCCCTCTTACATttgtatatctatttttttggaGAGCTGCAAGTTTATTGTGTTCTACTGTGAAAGTAAGTTctttgttttcagtaatttatttaaatacataaatgtcatatttagaaacatttttgcATTATACAGACAATATACAGCTGCTCTCTCAGTTGGTCTCAGCCCTTTGCATGATGTCATTGGCCACAGTCATATAAGAAACAATGTGTTTTCAAATGCATCTTAATAagactaatgtgtttttaatatactttaaagTGCATGGATTGTCCCTGTTTGAACCAAAAATGATTGGGGCCAGAACCCGATGTGTGCAGTGTGCTCAAAAAAACGCACCATGTAAAATGGGGCTGGTACTTGATTATTTCCAGGGCTTAAATAATCCTTtaattcccagtctggccctgaacgCAACTTTGTCACTATTCAGGTAGCTGAGTAAgtcttttacaaaaataatttactttagttacaaaatataatatatataaacagccaTTTAGATGTTCAgttgtatatatacacaatattgcAACTATAAGGGTTCTACTGTACAGTGATGTACTCATATCcactaaatgtaaaaagaaacagaGCCCCAAATATGTTCTTCCCCTACTTGGGAATGCATTTGGGCAGTATGATTACTTCTTAATAATAAGTATGTACTTCTTAAGGCATAAAGAAGAAGGTGTTTTTGTGTATAGAATTGTTATATGTTATACTGTAATTCTGTTTAGAAGAAACCTTTTCAATCTGTATTTGTGAACAGACATGTAAGGTATGTAATATTATTGTAAGTAGAGACTGGGACCCTTCAGTAAACCTAGAGTGGTAATCTTTTGTAGATTTCTCAGGCACCCCCTTAAAATAGTAAAACAATGTGTATCGAATTTGggaaagatgtattttttttaacttttgatAATCCCCCAATATCTGTTCTTGGTTAAAATGATGTCTGCATGACTATATGTATCTAATTATGCATTCAAAACTCCAGACTAGATGCAGACTAAATGGTTCCTATCCGCCTTTAACTCTTCTGGTTCTGTTTTaacgaaaacaaaaaatgcagtcGACAAGATTGGTTTAGTGGTGGCTTAGAGTCACATAactgaaaacatgaaataaagtgGTCCCATTACAATTTAATCTCAATTAAACACAGTCAATTTGTAGTACATGGGGCTTTGTTTTGAGGCATAAACTCTCCAGGGAACATATGGCAAGTACCAAAGTGATTAAACGTGTTTGCATATTGTGTATGTTCTCATAGTAAGAAGCTAGAAATGTCATTAATTAATCATAGTTGATGCTTTCCAGTGAGCTCATACACTTCATATTGTAAACACATTGTGTTTTCTCCTATGTCATCAACACTGACCGTTTGCAGATGCCAGAATCATTGCTTGAAGTCTCTCTGTTTCAAACTGGTTGTTTGGCCACACTCCAGCTTCTTCTGTGGGTTGAGCTCTAAAGAGACCACAATGACACAACGTGTTTTATACGAACTATCAaagcaaatataaaaagaaaccaCGAACAGCTAAAACACATTTGTCATTGTTAATAGCATAGGATGCCATTTTCGGGATGTTCCCCTAATGGGAACACAGCAAAATAGAATCAAGTAATTATCATtacttataattatttttgtaaacacaTGTTTTCCAAAATAACCTTGAATCCTTGTAATAATTTACATTCTACATTGTCTATCGATTGAATTTATGAGTGTTAGTTTTTAtgagaaaaatacagaaaaaaaaatacattgaagcCTTCCTACGATATTATGCCATATTGACAAAAGATATACAAAATGATCCCTTGAAAGCAATACAAATCCTAAAATTAGAGAAAAAGGATAGAGATATTCCTGTTTTGTGAGCTCATGTCACATTTCGCTAAAGCAAAATATCATCCCTGAGactttctttggatcttcctgaggaaaacttTGAAGATTGCTTGCAACCTGCAGCGATGTGCTGAAAATGGTTTGGAAATGGCTGTTGTGTAGTATGGGCACAAGTATAAGCAACTGAATCATGTTCTCTCTATTACTTTTACAGCATGGTGAGGGCACTAGTTGTTCATGCTTGATGAGACGCTTGACATGGAAACCAGGCCCTTGGATTATAGAGGTACATGTCTGCTGGAAGCTCATCCCACTAATACATTTGTACATATTACAAGGCCCAAGGTGTTCTCATGCAAGAGCAAAGAATTACAACTCtaccatgtatttttttctttacatcctTCACCAAAGTCATGTCTTATCCTCTTGGACCCTTTGTACGATCtgtgacactgtggaccaccctttCCATTCCTATGGCATCTGCGACACAGCTCTTTTCTGGCTCAGACTCAACTTTTCTGTCTACTTCTCTAGCACTTGTTTGTTTCCCCTAATGGTTTCTGTTGCTGTGCTTCAGTTCTAAGCTCTGGGGGCTCTAATTCTTTATTCTCTTTCTCTATCTACATCTTCTGTCTCTGAACTTTTTCTCTGAAAGTTTAGCATCTCAAAGAACTGACCTTGAGGTTATTTCCCCATCTCCTATATACACAATTCCTGATATATCCATTACTGTTGATAATTCCAGTACAGTGAAAGTGCCTTGGTGTTACAGTTGACTCCACTATCTCATTTGCTCCTCACATACACCTGCCACATATTTCAGAAATTAACTCCCTTGCATTAAATACTACTAACATATTCCCTTGTGAAATCCCATTTGGATTATTGTAAACCCTACCTAACTGGTCTTTCCCCTCAAACCTTTCACGAATCCAGTCTTTTCTGAACATCTCTGCTAATCATCTGCTTACCTACTGTGTCAGTCCCTTCATTTAATCTCCATATCTTCCAGGAATAAATGTAAACCCATAACCCTTGCCTACCAATCCCTTTACAACACTGGGCCATCCTATCGTACCACGTATTACCATTTTATTACCTATGATCTACCTGTTCTCTAGAATCCCCTACATTGTTTTATCAGACTCTCTCCTGCTTTAACTTTAAACACTCACTAAAAATTCCCACCTGTTCAGTGAAGCCTACACTCTATCGCCCTGATACCCGCAACCTGTATTTGCACGTTTAAGATAAAGCCATGCTGGGAAAGGGCACATTGCAGCTAAATGTTTCACTTATTTCTCAATGTAAAGTAGCAATGAAGGAATGTATATTACATAGCAATTCACAGATGTTGGTTTGTTGGTGTTTTGTGTAAAACAGTAGATAATCAAACAATTCCCAATGTTTACACCAGAACAGAACTGCCCTTTATAAATAACCCCCAAAGTAATTGCATATGACATAGAGCAACATGATAAAGTGGTCTGACCACCATATCAGCTAATGGAATTACTCAATCAGTGTGAACATTCCATTTATTGCTATGGTGACACTATGGTGGTCATAAGACCAACCGGCATTGGTTTTCTTCAGCATTTGAATAATGTATACAATCAATATGGCAGCAAATGTAATGCAATGAATAGTACAAGAATATGCTATTACTATATGAAACTTCAAGGTCATTGGGAGCAAAAAGAATGTACTTTCTGGgcaatatatttagtaggtaaGTGAATGCAAAATTCCATGCAATTGTAAATTTGTATTACCCTATTTGAtttaaaatctgattttttaatTGATCGACTAAATGaatgtagcatttttttaatatccatTATGCTGTCATCCAGTTGGACTCCATCTCGCTTAATCAAGGATTATTATCTGGGATTTCATAAAAAACGGTTTATCAGTCTCTATTAGTAAACACAATTTATACAGGGACATTGAGATTGCACTTCatgaaattaatttattctaTGTGAGTCTTGTAAATGTCTCTTTCAGATTCCATTTTATTGTGAAGCATACAATATTGTATCAGTTAACAATTAGatgttataatacattttaacagcCACTGATATTTAGTATATGTGCATTATTTCATGTTAACTGTTATTCAAtagtgtgttattttttaacaaatgctACAGAGTTGCATATTGGCATATATTATACTTAAAGAGACTCTATAAACATATTGGgcattatttataaatagtaaTTCTGGTGAGActgttttggggggaaaaaggtcttatcaccatagcaaccaacctGCTAACTGGACCTTTCTGTTGGTAAGCTTGCCAGATGGGCCCTCTCTACccaatgtatcagtttgtcttagttctcgtcttgtcatatcccttgaatatatctATTGTAAGAAGCTCTGCGTAAACTATTggcagtatataaataaaatataataataataataataataataaatccccTAATGTTTTCTGATTCTTTATACTTAAATATGTGCCACCATCTATATTAGTAATACAGTCAATATATACTTCAATGGTATGTTTTCTAGAAACATTGTTGACCCGTAATAATTGAATCACTGTAGGTGATCAAGTTCAGATTAAACAATGATGGTAGTTGTCCTTATGCACAACGTAAGTACAAAGGAATCAATTTTAGTTTTACAAGTGCTTTAGGTGAGCAAGTTGAACGAAAACTGATAACATAATATAAGACACCTGGCCATACTCTATTTtctatatgtattaaatattacataaaaaacacaGCAGGAACAATGGGAGCAACTGCCTAAAATACAATTAAGATTTACTCACCCACTGGGGCCAGGTCGTTGAGCCTGCGAGAAACGCCATTCAGTGTTAGGCTGCGCCTGCTGAAACAAAGCGGAAAAGTGTTTTTAATTGGTGTTCTGCAgagtttacatttatattttcatcttagattttagttttctt includes the following:
- the LOC128491197 gene encoding protocadherin gamma-B3-like isoform X44, producing MKNTEEQAQPNTEWRFSQAQRPGPSGAQPTEEAGVWPNNQFETERLQAMILASANEAAEGTSGLGGGTGTMGLSARYGPQFTLQHVPDYRQNVYIPGSTLTPTNAAGKRDGKSGGNKKKSGKKEKK
- the LOC128491197 gene encoding protocadherin gamma-A4-like isoform X47; translation: MAQPNTEWRFSQAQRPGPSGAQPTEEAGVWPNNQFETERLQAMILASANEAAEGTSGLGGGTGTMGLSARYGPQFTLQHVPDYRQNVYIPGSTLTPTNAAGKRDGKSGGNKKKSGKKEKK
- the LOC128491197 gene encoding protocadherin gamma-A4-like isoform X45 — translated: MKNTEEAQPNTEWRFSQAQRPGPSGAQPTEEAGVWPNNQFETERLQAMILASANEAAEGTSGLGGGTGTMGLSARYGPQFTLQHVPDYRQNVYIPGSTLTPTNAAGKRDGKSGGNKKKSGKKEKK
- the LOC128491197 gene encoding protocadherin gamma-A4-like isoform X46, with amino-acid sequence MQAQPNTEWRFSQAQRPGPSGAQPTEEAGVWPNNQFETERLQAMILASANEAAEGTSGLGGGTGTMGLSARYGPQFTLQHVPDYRQNVYIPGSTLTPTNAAGKRDGKSGGNKKKSGKKEKK
- the LOC128491197 gene encoding protocadherin gamma-C5-like isoform X43 — translated: MSDKNDFTFMRPLNFPQLKTMVNETEVLFPSLNEPSQAQPNTEWRFSQAQRPGPSGAQPTEEAGVWPNNQFETERLQAMILASANEAAEGTSGLGGGTGTMGLSARYGPQFTLQHVPDYRQNVYIPGSTLTPTNAAGKRDGKSGGNKKKSGKKEKK